A genomic window from Streptomyces broussonetiae includes:
- a CDS encoding alpha/beta hydrolase, translated as MNRTTAVTRPPEPDFEALTTAELIAYREAENRFRASDEARAIIGEPDPGAAIEWRKVALPGRDVPVRVYRPASTGDADAARTDLPLVVHVHGGSFVGTAVQCDWTNSHLAVRLPALVVSVEHRLIAPDSPLANAADDGWDVLRHVVQHAAQWGIDPARTAVFGESFGALVSALTAIRAREEGLRLVAQVLVNPAVDVTDTMYDYPSIAEYAYSPTRALPQLRLLQRLAVPTGTDARAFSPLYADDLSGLAPTLLVVPTKDAVADHGRRYADRLRAAGTSVRLTEYPGARHAFLTLPGVEPQAGAAQAEILAFLRATLAK; from the coding sequence ATGAACCGGACCACAGCTGTGACACGCCCGCCGGAGCCGGACTTCGAGGCGTTGACAACCGCGGAACTGATCGCCTATCGCGAAGCGGAGAACCGCTTCCGGGCATCCGACGAGGCGCGGGCGATCATCGGGGAGCCGGACCCCGGCGCCGCGATCGAGTGGCGTAAGGTCGCGCTGCCCGGGCGCGACGTCCCGGTCCGGGTGTACCGGCCGGCGTCGACGGGTGACGCCGACGCCGCCCGAACCGACCTGCCACTCGTGGTCCATGTCCACGGAGGCAGCTTCGTGGGCACGGCGGTGCAGTGCGACTGGACCAACAGTCACCTCGCGGTCCGACTGCCCGCGCTCGTCGTCTCGGTCGAACACCGCCTCATCGCCCCGGACAGTCCACTCGCGAACGCCGCCGACGACGGCTGGGACGTGCTGCGGCACGTGGTGCAGCACGCTGCCCAGTGGGGTATCGACCCGGCGCGCACGGCCGTCTTCGGCGAGAGCTTCGGCGCACTCGTCAGCGCCCTGACGGCGATCCGGGCCAGGGAGGAGGGTCTGCGCCTGGTGGCGCAGGTGTTGGTCAACCCCGCGGTAGATGTGACCGACACGATGTACGACTACCCCTCGATCGCCGAGTACGCCTACAGCCCGACCCGCGCCCTGCCGCAACTTCGACTCCTGCAGCGGCTCGCCGTCCCCACGGGAACGGACGCCCGGGCATTCTCGCCGCTCTACGCGGACGACCTGAGCGGGCTCGCTCCGACGCTGCTCGTGGTGCCTACCAAGGATGCGGTCGCCGATCACGGCCGCCGCTACGCCGATCGGCTGCGGGCCGCCGGGACGTCCGTGCGGCTGACCGAATACCCGGGCGCCAGGCACGCATTCCTCACCCTGCCGGGAGTGGAACCGCAGGCCGGAGCCGCCCAGGCGGAGATCCTCGCGTTCCTTCGCGCGACCCTGGCCAAGTGA
- a CDS encoding TetR/AcrR family transcriptional regulator, producing the protein MAGRRRWETEEILDTAAELLRTSDAESFSVRKLAAALGTDSSSLYRHFRNKTELLRAVADRILAAAMDGYRPEGDWKQRITATALRLREAFGQQPQLATVWGRYASGGTGSRLVMEEILQSLRASGLSDQEIPPRYHRIVVLLAALIAAEAGVSTITAEEYEQGMEQFRVAVLGADPERFPALAHYARGIRPLGADRRTAFEEILAAHLAHIEAAICPS; encoded by the coding sequence ATGGCAGGCCGAAGGCGTTGGGAGACCGAGGAGATCCTGGACACGGCGGCGGAACTGCTGCGTACGAGCGACGCCGAGTCGTTCAGCGTGCGCAAGCTCGCGGCGGCGCTCGGGACCGACTCCTCCAGCCTCTACCGGCACTTCCGCAACAAGACCGAACTGCTTCGCGCGGTCGCCGACCGGATCCTGGCCGCCGCCATGGACGGCTACCGCCCCGAGGGCGACTGGAAGCAGCGCATCACTGCCACGGCCCTTCGCCTGCGCGAAGCCTTCGGCCAGCAGCCCCAACTCGCTACGGTCTGGGGACGCTACGCGTCCGGCGGCACCGGATCGCGGCTGGTCATGGAAGAGATCCTGCAGTCCCTGCGGGCCTCGGGCCTGTCCGATCAGGAGATCCCGCCGCGGTACCACCGGATCGTGGTCCTCCTCGCCGCGTTGATCGCCGCCGAGGCCGGCGTCAGCACCATCACCGCCGAAGAGTACGAACAGGGCATGGAGCAGTTCCGTGTCGCAGTGCTGGGCGCCGACCCCGAACGCTTTCCCGCCCTGGCCCACTACGCCCGCGGCATCCGCCCCCTCGGTGCAGACCGCCGCACCGCGTTCGAGGAGATCCTCGCCGCCCACCTCGCCCACATCGAGGCTGCGATCTGCCCGAGCTAG
- a CDS encoding DUF2332 family protein yields the protein MGDRPIPMRAIPQVVARIGIDVDPVDVTAADDARWLRACLWPDQPGRVAKLEAEMALVAAAPPLLLHGDADEVLPDAFARVPADVLPVVTTTWALSRFPLEGRLRFLHRLDEAAADRAVAWVSAEGVGVAPTITTLGDRRASGHSIIGLAVFDWSAQRAEAIGRCWSRGRMLAWPADSR from the coding sequence GTGGGAGATCGGCCCATACCGATGCGGGCGATCCCCCAGGTCGTCGCCCGCATCGGCATCGACGTCGATCCGGTCGACGTGACCGCCGCGGACGACGCCCGATGGTTGCGCGCCTGCCTGTGGCCCGATCAGCCGGGGCGGGTCGCAAAGCTGGAAGCGGAGATGGCGTTGGTGGCGGCGGCGCCTCCGCTACTGCTGCACGGTGACGCCGACGAAGTGTTGCCCGACGCCTTCGCCCGTGTGCCCGCGGACGTCCTGCCTGTCGTCACCACGACATGGGCACTGTCGCGCTTCCCGCTCGAGGGCCGCCTGCGCTTCCTGCATCGCCTCGACGAAGCGGCGGCCGACCGGGCAGTGGCGTGGGTGTCAGCAGAAGGGGTCGGAGTCGCCCCGACGATAACGACACTGGGCGATCGCCGAGCCTCTGGCCACAGCATCATCGGTCTGGCGGTGTTCGACTGGTCGGCTCAGCGCGCCGAGGCCATTGGCCGCTGCTGGTCGCGGGGCCGCATGTTGGCGTGGCCGGCAGACTCCCGTTGA
- a CDS encoding transglycosylase SLT domain-containing protein, with the protein MTMTTRTARLRTLVVTGLATTGCAAAAITLMPATAQAAEATQAPTAHTVKATAGYSRTTTAQTRTGSGSNLDGWIKQSLQIMKAKGIPGSYEGLKRNIMRESGGNPAAQNNWDVNAQKGTPSKGLLQVIDPTFNAYHVTGTAHSVTDPVANITAAANYAAHRYGSIDNVNSAY; encoded by the coding sequence ATGACCATGACCACTCGCACCGCCCGCCTGCGCACCCTCGTCGTCACCGGCCTGGCCACCACCGGCTGCGCCGCCGCCGCCATCACCCTGATGCCGGCCACCGCACAGGCCGCCGAGGCCACGCAGGCACCCACCGCCCACACGGTCAAGGCCACCGCCGGATACAGCCGCACCACCACCGCCCAGACCAGGACCGGCTCCGGCAGCAACCTCGACGGCTGGATCAAGCAGTCCCTGCAGATCATGAAGGCCAAGGGCATCCCGGGCAGCTACGAGGGCCTCAAGCGCAACATCATGCGCGAGTCCGGCGGCAACCCCGCCGCCCAGAACAACTGGGACGTCAACGCGCAGAAGGGCACCCCCTCCAAGGGCCTGCTCCAGGTCATCGACCCCACCTTCAACGCCTACCACGTCACCGGCACCGCCCACAGCGTCACCGACCCCGTCGCCAACATCACCGCAGCCGCCAACTACGCCGCCCACCGCTACGGCTCCATCGACAACGTCAACTCCGCCTACTGA
- a CDS encoding class I SAM-dependent methyltransferase, with translation MDSIPANRRLWNQISSAYQHEHDPQIGATPRLWGMYSIPDAHLHALGDVAGKRVLELGCGAGQWSRALAAEGATVVGLDLSEAQLAAAARAMGAARYPLVQGAAEHLPFAADSFDLVFCDYGGLSWAPPHLAVPQAARILRRGGRLVFNVASPWFEACYDEAASRVTTTLQQDYFGLDTIAEDQGATSYQLTYGDWVKVLRGAGLVIDDLIEPRPELGTANGYNETDPPDWAYRWPAELLWVTHKP, from the coding sequence GTGGACAGCATCCCCGCCAACCGGCGGCTCTGGAACCAGATCAGCAGCGCCTACCAGCACGAGCACGACCCGCAAATCGGGGCCACACCCCGGCTGTGGGGCATGTACTCCATCCCCGACGCGCACCTGCACGCCCTCGGCGACGTCGCCGGCAAGCGCGTCCTCGAACTCGGCTGCGGCGCCGGCCAGTGGTCCAGGGCGCTCGCCGCTGAGGGCGCCACCGTGGTCGGGCTCGACCTGTCCGAAGCCCAGCTCGCCGCGGCAGCTCGCGCGATGGGAGCGGCCCGCTACCCGCTGGTGCAAGGCGCCGCCGAACACCTCCCGTTCGCCGCCGACAGCTTCGACCTGGTGTTCTGCGACTACGGCGGGCTCAGCTGGGCGCCCCCGCACCTGGCCGTCCCGCAGGCGGCACGCATCCTGCGCCGGGGTGGGCGCCTGGTGTTCAACGTCGCCAGCCCATGGTTCGAAGCCTGCTACGACGAAGCCGCCAGCCGCGTGACCACGACGCTGCAGCAGGACTACTTCGGGCTGGACACCATCGCCGAAGACCAGGGCGCGACCAGCTATCAGCTCACCTACGGCGACTGGGTCAAGGTCCTACGCGGCGCAGGCCTCGTCATCGACGACCTCATCGAGCCGCGGCCCGAACTCGGAACAGCCAACGGCTACAACGAAACCGACCCGCCTGACTGGGCATACCGCTGGCCGGCGGAACTGCTCTGGGTAACCCACAAACCGTAA
- a CDS encoding DUF6228 family protein: MSGPKSPSRSTVMADDRCPGGHPHGWPARQRRRTDRSGLLTCPSDRLRPFRHRCGPDGDPWTRLPLLPEPTRPLEDEPTLDFCINARGPWGTIETSVQTWDGDGLDAFLASLADDSRGREGARTWHSLRYDLTLSAQHRPDGHVQLAWGIHDRAPSEQWHFVTNGARGRRGHAQPRRRDPHVHSSRARRSRARPADHGPSQGRTEARAGP; encoded by the coding sequence ATGTCCGGACCGAAGTCGCCTTCAAGATCTACGGTCATGGCGGACGATCGCTGCCCAGGCGGCCACCCCCACGGCTGGCCCGCCCGGCAGCGCCGCCGGACCGACCGGTCCGGTCTCCTCACCTGTCCGAGTGATCGACTACGACCATTCCGGCACCGCTGCGGTCCGGATGGGGACCCCTGGACTCGCCTCCCGCTCCTGCCGGAGCCGACACGACCGCTCGAGGATGAACCAACGCTCGACTTCTGCATCAACGCCCGCGGGCCATGGGGAACGATCGAGACCTCGGTGCAGACCTGGGACGGCGACGGCCTCGATGCTTTCCTCGCCTCACTCGCCGATGACTCCCGAGGCCGGGAAGGGGCACGTACCTGGCACTCCCTCCGTTACGACCTGACCCTCTCAGCCCAGCACCGCCCCGACGGCCACGTCCAGCTGGCCTGGGGCATCCACGACCGGGCGCCATCCGAGCAATGGCACTTCGTGACCAACGGTGCACGCGGCAGGCGAGGACATGCGCAACCTCGCCGCCGAGATCCACACGTTCATTCATCGCGAGCGAGGCGGAGTAGGGCTCGTCCGGCGGATCATGGGCCGAGCCAGGGCCGGACCGAGGCGAGGGCCGGCCCCTAA
- a CDS encoding DUF6131 family protein — MIALGIILLVIGFLTGIGILWTIGIILAVVGVVLWLMGSMGHAVAGRRHYW; from the coding sequence ATGATCGCCCTCGGCATCATTTTGCTGGTCATCGGTTTCCTCACGGGAATAGGGATCCTGTGGACCATCGGCATCATCCTGGCCGTGGTCGGCGTCGTCCTGTGGCTCATGGGATCCATGGGTCACGCTGTGGCCGGCCGACGTCACTATTGGTGA
- a CDS encoding alpha/beta fold hydrolase, giving the protein MDQDITPFPSAARGALVPRLLPAHPRAAVLLLHGGCETSLRPSRPWHLAALRMAPFHRAIAAARPHGGVLLAQVRYRVRGWNGTRADPVADTYEALRRLSALAGPVPTVLVGHSMGARAALRAAGHPQVYAVLGLAPWWPTGEPVQQMTGRHIVALHGERDRVTSPGDSADYVSRAQGTAARAAMAVIRHGDHAMLRRHGFWHRIAADVVAHLLDPESRQDPLPAQCYAAGGFPLL; this is encoded by the coding sequence GTGGACCAGGACATCACACCCTTCCCTTCTGCGGCCCGGGGTGCCCTCGTACCGCGGCTGCTGCCGGCACACCCGCGGGCCGCCGTGCTACTGCTGCACGGCGGATGCGAGACAAGCCTTCGTCCCTCGCGTCCATGGCACCTCGCGGCGCTGCGCATGGCGCCCTTCCACCGGGCAATCGCGGCCGCGCGGCCGCACGGCGGTGTCCTGCTCGCCCAAGTGCGCTACCGAGTGCGCGGCTGGAACGGCACCCGGGCCGACCCGGTCGCGGACACCTACGAGGCGCTTCGACGGCTCTCCGCGCTGGCAGGTCCTGTGCCCACGGTCCTCGTCGGACACTCCATGGGGGCAAGGGCCGCACTGCGCGCCGCGGGCCACCCTCAGGTGTACGCAGTGCTCGGCCTGGCACCCTGGTGGCCGACGGGCGAGCCGGTGCAGCAGATGACGGGTCGCCATATCGTTGCCCTGCACGGCGAACGCGACCGCGTCACCTCACCCGGCGACTCGGCCGACTACGTGAGCCGGGCGCAGGGCACGGCGGCCCGGGCGGCGATGGCCGTCATCCGTCACGGCGACCACGCAATGCTCCGCCGCCACGGCTTCTGGCACCGCATCGCCGCGGACGTCGTCGCTCATCTCCTCGACCCCGAGAGCCGCCAGGACCCCTTGCCCGCGCAGTGCTACGCGGCAGGGGGCTTCCCGTTGCTCTGA
- a CDS encoding phenylalanine 4-monooxygenase has protein sequence MSGIQMRTPVAVDGRFGAAAEHPGLSDPGYLLRRRAIATLARGHRVGDPSPTIDYSDREERTWRTVHRALRGAQDDHACRAALNARDEAPIPTDHIPQHAEVGPHLRRLTGFDFTLAGGVVANKRFLGSMGAGYFHAVQFVRHPAVPLFTPEPDIIHDVFGHGIHLASPAFADIYRLIGQAADRIERPDVLQMISDVYWFTLEYGVLDENGTPKAYGAALLSSYGEIRQLHASRIRRLDIDTMLATPYDVGGYQPVLFSARSLGEVADTLADFLEKLDDDSAPHASRP, from the coding sequence GTGAGCGGTATCCAGATGCGAACGCCGGTCGCGGTCGACGGCCGCTTCGGCGCAGCCGCTGAACACCCCGGGCTCAGCGATCCGGGCTACCTGCTCCGACGCCGCGCGATCGCCACGCTCGCCCGTGGTCACCGGGTCGGCGATCCGTCACCGACGATCGACTACAGCGACCGGGAGGAGCGGACCTGGCGCACCGTCCACCGGGCGCTGCGCGGCGCCCAGGACGACCATGCCTGCCGTGCCGCCCTCAACGCCCGCGACGAGGCCCCGATCCCCACGGACCACATCCCGCAGCACGCCGAGGTCGGCCCCCACCTGCGGCGACTGACGGGCTTCGACTTCACCCTCGCGGGCGGAGTGGTCGCGAACAAACGGTTCCTCGGCTCGATGGGCGCCGGCTACTTCCACGCCGTCCAGTTCGTCCGCCACCCGGCCGTTCCGCTCTTCACCCCCGAGCCCGACATCATCCACGACGTCTTCGGGCACGGGATCCACCTGGCCTCGCCCGCCTTCGCCGACATCTACCGCCTGATCGGACAGGCAGCCGACCGCATCGAGCGCCCGGACGTCCTGCAGATGATCAGCGACGTGTACTGGTTCACCCTGGAGTACGGGGTCCTCGACGAGAACGGAACCCCCAAGGCGTACGGTGCGGCTCTGCTCTCCTCCTACGGAGAAATCCGCCAGCTCCACGCGTCCCGCATCCGACGCCTCGACATCGACACCATGCTCGCCACCCCGTACGACGTCGGCGGCTACCAGCCGGTCCTCTTCAGCGCCCGCAGCCTGGGGGAAGTCGCAGACACCCTCGCCGATTTCCTCGAAAAGCTCGACGACGACAGCGCACCCCACGCAAGCAGGCCGTAA
- a CDS encoding FAD-dependent oxidoreductase, whose protein sequence is MGQAFPARRSGSTVTWSAGPLSGCAPCLPRRAFGHRIGALVAELHSDHGTRQRRGVPVRRLRAAHGRVTAAELGDGTTWPAVVVLALGATPATDWLTDSGLPLGDGVERDAYCQAAPGIYAAGDLASWHTPPRTSAPACDSSTA, encoded by the coding sequence GTGGGCCAGGCCTTCCCGGCCCGCCGATCCGGGTCCACCGTGACGTGGTCCGCCGGCCCGCTGAGCGGTTGTGCTCCATGCCTGCCACGGCGCGCGTTCGGGCACCGAATCGGTGCGCTGGTCGCAGAGTTGCACAGCGACCACGGAACACGCCAGCGCCGCGGAGTTCCGGTACGCCGGCTGCGCGCCGCGCACGGCCGGGTAACCGCAGCCGAACTCGGCGACGGCACCACGTGGCCCGCCGTCGTCGTTCTGGCCCTCGGCGCCACGCCCGCGACCGACTGGCTGACGGATTCGGGCCTGCCCCTGGGAGACGGAGTGGAGCGCGACGCGTACTGCCAGGCCGCACCCGGCATCTACGCCGCCGGCGACCTCGCCTCTTGGCACACCCCCCCCCGCACATCGGCACCCGCATGCGACTCGAGCACCGCATGA
- the glpK gene encoding glycerol kinase GlpK, with amino-acid sequence MAERYVMSIDQGTNSTRCILFDHRGRLVSVAQKEHQQHFPEPGRVEHDAVEIWQNLRRVVPDALSIAGVDPGQVAAIGVANQRETTVLWDRRSGTPLGRALVWQDTRTAPLVDELRQHPGEEFFQQRCGLPPSTYFSALRIRWLFDHVKGLQRRAEDGEVLFGTMESWLIWNLTGGPDGGLHITDVTNASRTMLMNIRTLTWDDELLAFFGVPRSMLPEIRSSAEPYGDARSMLPGVAITAALGDQQAALFGQTCFSPGEAKCTYGTGSFLLLNTGSDIVRSRHGLLTTVAYKIGNQQPAYALEGSIAVTGALVQWFRDRLGLISSAPEIETLARTVENNGGCYIVPAFSGLFAPRWRSDARGVIVGLTSYITKGHLARAVLEATGWQTREVVDAMNADSSVALQQLKVDGGMTADNLLMQFVADVLDVPVVRPMVAETVSLGAAYAAGLAAGYWPDLEVLRRNWHRAGQWLPDMDPELREAEYENWQRAVERSLGWARPSRPADPGPP; translated from the coding sequence ATGGCTGAACGGTATGTAATGTCCATCGATCAGGGCACCAACTCGACCCGATGCATTCTGTTCGACCATCGGGGGCGGCTCGTCTCGGTCGCGCAGAAGGAACATCAGCAGCACTTCCCCGAGCCCGGCCGGGTCGAGCACGACGCCGTCGAGATCTGGCAGAACCTCCGGCGCGTCGTGCCCGACGCCCTGTCCATCGCCGGTGTCGACCCAGGACAGGTCGCTGCCATCGGTGTGGCCAACCAGCGCGAGACGACCGTGCTCTGGGACCGGCGGAGCGGCACCCCCCTCGGCCGGGCGCTCGTCTGGCAGGACACCCGTACGGCACCGCTGGTCGACGAACTCAGACAGCACCCGGGCGAGGAGTTCTTCCAGCAGCGGTGCGGTCTGCCGCCGTCGACGTACTTCTCGGCACTGCGGATCCGGTGGCTGTTCGACCACGTAAAGGGGCTCCAGCGACGCGCGGAAGACGGGGAGGTGCTGTTCGGAACCATGGAGAGCTGGCTGATCTGGAACCTCACCGGAGGCCCCGACGGTGGCCTGCACATCACCGACGTCACCAACGCCAGCCGCACGATGCTGATGAACATCCGCACGCTGACCTGGGACGACGAGCTGTTGGCCTTCTTCGGAGTGCCCCGCTCCATGCTGCCCGAGATCCGGTCCTCCGCCGAGCCGTACGGCGATGCGCGCTCGATGCTGCCGGGCGTCGCCATCACGGCCGCGCTGGGTGACCAGCAGGCCGCGCTCTTCGGCCAGACCTGCTTCTCGCCCGGCGAGGCGAAGTGCACCTACGGAACGGGCAGCTTCCTGCTGCTGAACACCGGCAGCGACATCGTGCGCTCCCGGCACGGACTCCTCACCACCGTCGCCTACAAGATCGGGAACCAGCAGCCGGCCTACGCCCTGGAAGGATCGATCGCCGTCACCGGAGCACTCGTCCAGTGGTTCCGTGACCGCCTGGGCCTGATCAGCAGCGCCCCCGAGATCGAGACCCTCGCCCGGACGGTCGAGAACAACGGCGGGTGCTACATCGTCCCCGCCTTCTCAGGACTGTTCGCACCTCGCTGGCGCAGTGACGCGCGCGGGGTCATCGTCGGACTCACCTCGTACATCACCAAGGGACACCTGGCGCGTGCCGTCCTGGAGGCGACCGGCTGGCAGACGCGTGAGGTCGTCGACGCCATGAACGCCGATTCCTCGGTCGCCCTCCAGCAGCTCAAGGTGGACGGCGGCATGACCGCGGACAACCTGCTCATGCAGTTCGTGGCCGACGTACTCGACGTACCCGTGGTACGGCCCATGGTCGCCGAGACGGTCTCCCTGGGCGCTGCCTACGCGGCCGGACTCGCCGCCGGCTACTGGCCGGACCTGGAGGTGCTGCGCCGCAACTGGCACCGGGCCGGGCAGTGGCTGCCCGACATGGACCCCGAGCTGCGGGAGGCGGAGTACGAAAACTGGCAGCGAGCCGTCGAACGGTCCCTGGGGTGGGCCAGGCCTTCCCGGCCCGCCGATCCGGGTCCACCGTGA
- a CDS encoding IclR family transcriptional regulator: MTGPVQSIERAAAILRLLAGGPRRLGLGEVAASLGLAKGTAHGILRTLQHVDFVEQDAATGKYQLGAALLHLGTSYLDVNELRSRSLNWADALAARSGEAVRLGTPLEGSVLIVHHVFRPDDSFQTLDVGSLLPLHASSLGKVLLAYGTATIESGKQSGLEAYTRHTLVDREQLNRALAEVRELGWASEIQEMSMGEAGLAAPIRGHGGLVVGAIGLSGPVERICDNQGRPRPILVTLIREAARTISRDLGAARW; the protein is encoded by the coding sequence ATGACCGGCCCAGTCCAGTCGATCGAGCGGGCGGCGGCGATCCTGCGCCTGCTCGCCGGTGGGCCTCGCCGCCTGGGGCTCGGCGAGGTCGCTGCCTCGCTGGGACTGGCCAAGGGCACCGCCCACGGCATTCTGCGCACCCTCCAGCATGTGGACTTCGTGGAGCAGGACGCGGCGACCGGGAAATACCAGCTCGGAGCCGCCCTCCTGCACCTCGGCACCAGTTACCTGGACGTCAACGAACTGCGCTCGCGCTCCCTCAACTGGGCCGACGCGCTCGCCGCCCGCAGCGGAGAGGCGGTTCGCCTGGGAACACCCCTGGAGGGCAGCGTGCTCATCGTCCACCATGTGTTCCGGCCGGACGACTCCTTCCAGACGCTGGACGTGGGGTCGCTGCTGCCTCTGCACGCCTCCTCGCTGGGCAAGGTACTGCTCGCCTACGGGACCGCGACGATCGAGTCCGGCAAGCAGTCCGGGCTGGAGGCGTACACCCGGCACACCCTCGTCGATCGTGAGCAGCTCAACCGAGCGCTCGCGGAGGTCAGGGAGCTGGGCTGGGCCTCCGAGATCCAGGAAATGAGCATGGGTGAGGCCGGGCTCGCCGCGCCGATCCGGGGCCACGGCGGCCTCGTCGTCGGCGCCATCGGGTTGTCCGGGCCGGTCGAGCGGATCTGCGACAACCAGGGCCGACCACGCCCGATTCTGGTCACCCTGATCCGTGAGGCCGCGCGGACGATCTCCAGAGACCTGGGAGCCGCCCGCTGGTAG
- a CDS encoding ATP-binding protein, which yields MAAQLNTLLRAAYEHMCPIPPVAGAVSAVRRSAAAVLADWNVPPGIVDDVLLVVSELVTNAIIHACPPAVLRLSWVPSARVVSVEVTDTGPALPARRPCTGIDPDEHGRGETIVHALAARHGIRVDPGGITRWADLATS from the coding sequence ATGGCGGCACAGCTCAACACGCTGCTTCGGGCGGCATACGAACACATGTGTCCGATCCCGCCCGTCGCCGGCGCCGTCTCGGCCGTACGACGCAGTGCGGCGGCGGTCCTGGCCGACTGGAACGTGCCGCCGGGAATCGTCGACGACGTGCTCCTCGTGGTGTCCGAGCTGGTCACCAACGCGATCATCCACGCCTGCCCGCCGGCCGTACTGCGGCTGTCCTGGGTGCCCAGTGCCCGCGTCGTGAGCGTCGAGGTCACGGACACGGGACCCGCGCTCCCGGCGAGACGGCCCTGTACCGGGATCGACCCGGACGAGCACGGCAGGGGCGAGACGATCGTCCATGCGCTCGCGGCTCGTCATGGCATACGCGTCGACCCCGGTGGGATCACTCGGTGGGCCGATCTCGCAACGAGCTGA
- a CDS encoding PP2C family protein-serine/threonine phosphatase — translation MPVLVLAAVVLADLVGGIWLPLLATGPALAAATSGPRGVLGVGVLAAALGALLGHEHGLPAGELAAMLSALLSVTAASSLVGVLRGRRERVLAAVRSVAEAAQHALLQPVPEAVGPFQVAVRYSAAAAEARIGGDLYALVPTPHGARLIVGDVRGKGLPAVGTAALVLGVFREAAYDEPDLLSVVGRIERSLARNLGPDDFVTAVVAGCPRSGHLEVVNCGHAPPLLISASGDVTAVEPTHPAPPLGLRALAGQAPRLQHLPFAVGEQLLLYTDGVTEARDHAREFYPLAAGVARHVSDDPARTLDAVHDELLEHVGGRLHDDAALLLLRRQAADRQVPALPRTEIGL, via the coding sequence ATGCCCGTGCTGGTCCTCGCCGCCGTCGTACTCGCCGACCTCGTCGGCGGGATCTGGCTGCCGCTGCTGGCGACCGGGCCCGCGCTGGCCGCCGCCACCAGCGGGCCGCGCGGTGTGCTGGGCGTCGGAGTCCTGGCCGCGGCCCTGGGCGCACTGCTGGGGCACGAGCACGGGCTGCCGGCCGGTGAGCTGGCGGCCATGCTGTCCGCCCTGCTGTCCGTCACCGCTGCCAGCAGCCTGGTCGGCGTGCTGCGTGGCCGTCGTGAACGGGTGCTCGCGGCCGTCCGTTCGGTGGCCGAGGCTGCTCAGCACGCGCTGCTCCAGCCCGTTCCGGAGGCCGTCGGTCCGTTCCAGGTGGCCGTCCGCTACAGTGCCGCGGCTGCCGAGGCCCGGATCGGCGGGGACCTCTATGCGCTGGTGCCCACCCCGCACGGAGCCAGGCTGATCGTCGGAGATGTGCGCGGCAAGGGGCTGCCCGCCGTGGGGACCGCCGCGCTCGTGCTCGGGGTGTTTCGCGAGGCCGCCTATGACGAGCCCGACCTCCTTTCCGTCGTCGGCCGGATCGAGCGGAGCCTGGCCCGCAATCTCGGCCCGGACGACTTCGTCACCGCGGTGGTCGCCGGATGTCCCCGTTCAGGGCACTTGGAGGTGGTGAACTGCGGACACGCGCCCCCGCTGCTGATATCCGCCTCCGGAGACGTCACGGCGGTGGAGCCCACTCATCCGGCCCCGCCTCTCGGGCTGCGTGCCCTTGCCGGACAGGCACCACGCCTTCAGCATCTGCCCTTCGCCGTGGGGGAGCAGCTGCTGCTCTACACCGACGGGGTCACCGAGGCCCGCGATCACGCCCGCGAGTTCTATCCGCTGGCCGCAGGTGTGGCGCGCCATGTCTCCGACGACCCGGCGCGCACGCTCGACGCGGTCCATGACGAGCTGCTGGAACACGTGGGCGGCCGGCTGCACGACGACGCCGCCCTGCTCCTGCTCCGCAGGCAGGCTGCGGACAGGCAGGTTCCCGCGCTGCCCCGGACGGAGATCGGACTCTAG